The sequence GATAGAGAAAGTTTTATGAGTTGGTTACGGGAGGTAATGACTGAGGCTGAAATTCAGCGTTTTGAAGAATATTTAGAATTTGACGGTGCGACTCAATATGATTTCGCCCGTGTGCGGATCAATGTTTTTGGTTCCCTGAAAGGGCCAGCGATGGTGCTGCGGTTGATTCCACTGAAAATTTTGACCATGGAACAGCTGAGATTACCTCCCGTGTTCCGGGATATCTGCCATTCTCATAAAGGGTTAATTCTAGTGACTGGGCCTACCGGTTCTGGTAAGTCTACAACCATGGCGGCAATGATTGACTATATCAATAAAGAAATGGCCAAGCACATCATCACTATTGAAGACCCGATAGAATTTGTCCACCAAAGCCGCAAATCTTTAGTCAAGCAGCGAGAAGTGGGAATGCACACTCGCAAATTTGATAACGCTTTGAAAGCAGCTTTGCGGGAAGATCCAGATTTGATTCTGGTGGGAGAAATGCGAGATAAAGAGACGGTCAACACCGCCCTGAAAGCGGCGCAGACTGGTCACTTGGTGATGGGGACTCTCCACACAAATAGTGCAGTCAAGACCATCGAACGGATTTTAAATCTCTACTCAGCAGAAGAACAGGATTCGATGCGGGTGGCTGTTTCTGAGTCTTTAGTCGCAGTGATTGCTCAAGGTTTGTGCCGTACTACCGATGGCAAGCGGGCGGCATTTCACGATATCCTAATCAACACTGATGCCATCAAAGAGTGGATTAAGGATGGTAAATATGATGAAATTGGCGAGTTGATGAAACAAGCTGGTTTTGATGGCATGATTACTATGAACCAGTCCCTACTCAATCTTTATCAGGATGGTCGCATCACTGAAGAAACTGCTTTGGAAATGTCACCAACTCCTAATGAAATGGCCCAATTCCTGCGAGGACGAGTTTAATCAAAGCTAAGAGTCCAGGGTCAAAGTCCCCCATACCTTAATTCCCTGTAAATGACTTGACTAAAGATAAAGTATCTAAGCCCCAGTTGTTTAAAGGGATTGCCCTGTTTACACCTGGAGGAGATTTAATTTACTGCATCGATCCTGACAAACAGGGTCGATGGCATTTGCATTTGTGTGCTGCTTTACAGGAAATTTTAGATTTACCAGAATTGCCACATTTTTTAGTGCCTTGTTACACTGCAACTGTTGACCACTGGTTAGATCCGCGCTCTCAACAGGTAAGGACTTTCGCGGAGGCATATCCGGCGGTGATGCGACATCAGGCGGTGCTCAATGCTATTTTTAGCACGGGGGAATTGGTATGGCAAGCTGCCCCTTGGCAAGAGGGAATGTGCGATCGCATGGTGTTAGCAACTTATCGCGCTTCGTTTCCCCAACTTTGGGAAGACCACGACTTGATTGTCCGTTTAGATATAGCTGAGGCTGGTTCAAAATATCGCCGCGCCGGGACATCACCACCCAAATTGCAACTTAACACTCAAGGCTATGTTTTGCGGCTATTTGTGGCTGGACATAGTGCCAATACTGAACGTATTCTCCATAATCTACACGAATTGTTAGAGCGATCGCTAAGACACCCATACACTTTAAAGGTGGTTGATGTCCTCACTAATCCAGAGCAAGCAGAAATCGATCAAGTTTCTGCCACTCCCACCCTCGTTAAAGTCTGGCCTTACCCAATTCGGCGCATTGTCGGGGATTTAGATTATGCGGAAAAAATCTTGCAAATGTTAGGTACTCAAGAAAAATTTTAGCTTTGGTTTTTCCGGGAAGGGGTTAGGGATTAGGGGTTAGGGTAGAAAATCTATAAAGCTTGTTGATTCTTGCTGAGTACTGGCTATGAGTTAATTTACCTTCATGCT is a genomic window of Fortiea contorta PCC 7126 containing:
- a CDS encoding circadian clock KaiB family protein codes for the protein MTKDKVSKPQLFKGIALFTPGGDLIYCIDPDKQGRWHLHLCAALQEILDLPELPHFLVPCYTATVDHWLDPRSQQVRTFAEAYPAVMRHQAVLNAIFSTGELVWQAAPWQEGMCDRMVLATYRASFPQLWEDHDLIVRLDIAEAGSKYRRAGTSPPKLQLNTQGYVLRLFVAGHSANTERILHNLHELLERSLRHPYTLKVVDVLTNPEQAEIDQVSATPTLVKVWPYPIRRIVGDLDYAEKILQMLGTQEKF
- a CDS encoding type IV pilus twitching motility protein PilT, with the translated sequence MTETHQPLNSHFAATRNVPPMPPPPPTIVTQRQATETLDLSANQHSLYPPTQTVSPPPLAHRPGTPPPIPQTASATSNSSRLTLERLIKEAYDQGFSDIHLGVGEIPRFRNRGEIQPTEYPETDRESFMSWLREVMTEAEIQRFEEYLEFDGATQYDFARVRINVFGSLKGPAMVLRLIPLKILTMEQLRLPPVFRDICHSHKGLILVTGPTGSGKSTTMAAMIDYINKEMAKHIITIEDPIEFVHQSRKSLVKQREVGMHTRKFDNALKAALREDPDLILVGEMRDKETVNTALKAAQTGHLVMGTLHTNSAVKTIERILNLYSAEEQDSMRVAVSESLVAVIAQGLCRTTDGKRAAFHDILINTDAIKEWIKDGKYDEIGELMKQAGFDGMITMNQSLLNLYQDGRITEETALEMSPTPNEMAQFLRGRV